A genomic window from Mesosutterella faecium includes:
- a CDS encoding homoserine kinase, with protein MAVFTKITPSEAAALIGRWKAGRFESLEPIATGIENTNYVINTDAGRWVLTVFEKLTDESLPFYLSLMEHLAQHGCRVASPLRTVNGDLFEHFGSKPCILCGYLPGEDGRRVSQKGCASMGETLARMHLAVSDFRLSLDNPRGLVWWIKTIPVILPRIPESLRPDLAHELQAQIALQGSPDWKSLPAGACHCDLFRNNAKLADVGTAQERVTGVFDFFFAGCVPFVYDLAVTMNDWCSDPATGAFRPELTSAFLSAYNAVRPLSGLERKMWRGALCAAAFRFWVSRLTDFYMPREAELLHPLDPEEFHRVLRDRQTCALPWPEGEGL; from the coding sequence ATGGCTGTATTTACAAAGATCACGCCTAGCGAAGCCGCGGCCCTGATCGGCCGCTGGAAGGCAGGACGCTTTGAGTCCCTCGAGCCGATCGCAACCGGCATCGAAAACACCAACTACGTCATCAATACCGACGCGGGGCGCTGGGTCCTTACGGTTTTCGAGAAGCTCACCGACGAGTCGCTGCCCTTTTATCTCTCGCTCATGGAGCACCTCGCGCAGCACGGCTGCAGGGTGGCCAGCCCCCTGCGCACCGTGAACGGCGACCTCTTTGAGCACTTCGGCTCCAAGCCCTGCATCCTCTGCGGATATCTCCCGGGCGAAGACGGACGCCGGGTGTCGCAGAAGGGCTGTGCCTCAATGGGCGAGACTCTCGCGCGGATGCACCTCGCGGTGAGCGACTTCAGGCTTAGCCTGGACAATCCCCGGGGGCTCGTCTGGTGGATCAAGACGATCCCCGTGATCCTGCCGCGCATTCCTGAGTCTCTGCGGCCCGACCTCGCCCACGAGCTGCAGGCCCAGATCGCGCTCCAGGGCAGCCCGGACTGGAAGAGTCTGCCCGCGGGGGCCTGTCACTGCGATCTGTTCCGCAACAACGCGAAGCTCGCCGATGTCGGCACTGCGCAGGAGCGGGTGACCGGGGTCTTTGACTTCTTCTTCGCGGGCTGCGTTCCCTTTGTCTACGATCTCGCCGTCACGATGAACGACTGGTGCAGCGATCCTGCGACCGGAGCCTTCCGGCCTGAGCTCACGAGCGCTTTTCTCTCGGCCTACAACGCGGTGCGGCCTCTTTCCGGTCTGGAACGCAAGATGTGGCGCGGGGCGCTGTGCGCCGCGGCGTTCCGCTTCTGGGTGAGCCGGCTCACCGACTTTTACATGCCCCGCGAGGCTGAGCTTCTCCATCCCCTTGATCCGGAAGAGTTCCACCGGGTGCTGCGCGACAGGCAGACCTGCGCGCTGCCCTGGCCCGAGGGGGAGGGTCTCTGA
- the ccmI gene encoding c-type cytochrome biogenesis protein CcmI, which produces MNETLWFAAAAAGLVAVVLALLFVPAVRARKRAASPESQRDEARKLLAGERSRLEADRKAGRISEQQYLEETEELERRALEELSSGARGGFLKNSRFLRIATALVLAAAVPGAAWLAYSHFGSPEILGLAGGRVEAPTASQAAAVAQASDPASEMKAQAEQRAAAGITENTDDAQLEAWCRAHPGDGRAAVMLARRYADRGQFGPAADYYERALSGDPKARNPVVYTEAAAALISMPEPMSLEVRMKKAVGWLDQAFAMQPDYGNAMMVRSAIAVQRGEWAVAERLFRTMAEKFPTGSAERAQLLAQADKVVQLRKASARAGRGS; this is translated from the coding sequence ATGAACGAAACGTTATGGTTTGCCGCTGCGGCGGCAGGGCTCGTTGCCGTTGTGCTCGCCCTCCTTTTTGTGCCGGCGGTCAGGGCCCGGAAGAGGGCCGCTTCGCCCGAGTCGCAGCGCGACGAGGCGAGAAAGCTCCTTGCCGGCGAGCGCTCGAGGCTTGAAGCGGACCGGAAGGCGGGCCGCATTTCCGAACAGCAGTACCTCGAAGAGACCGAAGAGCTTGAACGCAGGGCCCTCGAAGAGCTTTCGTCCGGGGCCCGCGGCGGGTTCTTGAAGAACAGCCGCTTCCTCAGGATCGCCACGGCCCTGGTGCTCGCAGCCGCGGTGCCGGGCGCGGCCTGGCTGGCCTACAGCCATTTCGGCAGTCCTGAAATCCTGGGGCTGGCCGGTGGAAGGGTCGAGGCGCCCACCGCCTCGCAGGCTGCGGCGGTCGCCCAGGCCTCCGATCCCGCCTCTGAAATGAAAGCTCAGGCCGAGCAGCGCGCCGCGGCCGGGATTACGGAAAACACGGACGACGCGCAGCTTGAGGCCTGGTGTCGCGCGCATCCCGGCGACGGGCGCGCGGCGGTGATGCTCGCGCGCCGGTATGCGGATCGCGGGCAGTTCGGCCCGGCCGCCGACTATTACGAACGGGCGCTCTCGGGCGACCCGAAGGCGCGCAACCCCGTGGTTTACACGGAGGCGGCCGCGGCCCTCATTTCCATGCCTGAGCCGATGAGTCTTGAGGTGCGCATGAAGAAGGCAGTCGGATGGCTCGACCAGGCTTTCGCGATGCAGCCCGACTACGGAAACGCCATGATGGTGCGCAGCGCGATCGCCGTGCAGCGCGGGGAGTGGGCGGTCGCCGAGAGACTTTTCCGCACAATGGCGGAAAAATTTCCGACGGGCAGCGCCGAGCGCGCCCAGCTGCTCGCACAGGCCGATAAGGTCGTGCAGCTGCGCAAAGCCTCCGCCCGGGCGGGCCGGGGCTCCTGA
- a CDS encoding chaperone NapD, with translation MFYSGILVTAAPGKFDLAVKSVQEHGLEVFQQERASGRFIAVIEGESISKEAGIFRELLELPGVQDASLVVSQEDSAEGSRA, from the coding sequence ATGTTCTATTCAGGCATACTTGTGACTGCGGCCCCGGGAAAATTTGACCTTGCCGTGAAGTCCGTGCAGGAGCACGGGCTCGAAGTGTTCCAGCAGGAACGGGCTTCGGGGCGCTTCATCGCCGTGATCGAAGGCGAGTCCATTTCTAAGGAAGCCGGGATCTTCCGGGAGCTTCTGGAGCTTCCGGGCGTGCAGGACGCCTCTCTGGTCGTGAGCCAGGAGGACAGCGCAGAGGGGTCCCGGGCGTAG
- a CDS encoding BPSS1780 family membrane protein, translating to MGVVSQIKNGLSWFSSSLRILRLQPLGFTAVASVYVMTMALFGMLPWVGLVFAGLFWPFGTLLIAKGGADSLSGRRPTLEILFQSWHRTDTRLRMLRVGILYAMMIVLVSIIWEFLAADDIAKWEISAEGRINWDSAAQHVPYGAIVAALAVYIPCAMALWFAPLLIYLKNLPLPKALFFSFFGCLSNLPAIAVALFLAFGATGLLMGLTALFVSVSGLGAVALFFLFPVSFLCTALIYGTYYPMWKTVFSEVTFEGPRSERPAGF from the coding sequence ATGGGCGTCGTCTCGCAGATTAAAAACGGCCTGTCCTGGTTTTCCTCGAGCCTCCGGATCCTGCGCCTGCAGCCCCTTGGCTTCACGGCGGTCGCTTCGGTCTACGTGATGACGATGGCGCTTTTCGGGATGCTGCCCTGGGTGGGGCTCGTCTTTGCGGGACTGTTCTGGCCCTTCGGGACGCTGCTCATCGCAAAGGGCGGCGCAGACTCGCTCTCCGGGCGCAGGCCCACGCTTGAAATCCTCTTCCAGTCCTGGCACCGGACCGACACGAGGCTGAGGATGCTGCGTGTCGGCATCCTCTACGCCATGATGATCGTGCTCGTGTCAATCATTTGGGAGTTTCTTGCCGCAGACGACATCGCGAAGTGGGAGATCAGCGCCGAGGGACGCATCAACTGGGACTCCGCCGCGCAGCACGTCCCCTACGGAGCGATCGTGGCGGCCCTGGCCGTCTACATCCCGTGCGCCATGGCGCTGTGGTTCGCGCCGCTGCTGATCTACCTGAAGAACCTGCCGCTGCCGAAGGCCCTCTTTTTCTCGTTCTTCGGATGCCTCTCGAACCTGCCCGCCATTGCGGTCGCCCTTTTCCTCGCCTTCGGGGCGACAGGGCTGCTCATGGGGCTCACCGCTCTTTTTGTCTCGGTTTCAGGCCTGGGCGCGGTCGCACTTTTCTTTCTTTTCCCCGTCTCCTTCCTGTGCACCGCCCTGATCTACGGCACCTACTACCCGATGTGGAAGACGGTTTTCAGCGAGGTCACGTTCGAGGGACCCCGCTCGGAGCGGCCCGCGGGCTTTTAA
- the dinB gene encoding DNA polymerase IV: MKRPYRKIIHIDMDAFYASVEQLDRPELRGRPIAVGRGEGRSVVATASYEARAFGVHSAMPSFKAKALCPELVFVRPRMERYRQVSESVRAIFRRYTELVEPISIDEAFLDVSEGRLSGPEAAAAIKQDIRRELHLVASAGVSFNKFLAKVASDWNKPDGFFVIRPEDAVEFIAALPIEDFWGVGPVTATKMREAGIETGADLRKWSLGALVQVFGAAGESCYRFSRGIDERPVTPVHVRRSVGSETTLESNAVTLEEVLRELEPVELSLMRRLARSGFLGSTLTLKLKLPDFRGVTRSKSLGHPLQSPQEIRRLTRELAAEVSLPAAGVRLVGLSVSRGDRDEQLEAGASQLELGLSEGGSDPAP; the protein is encoded by the coding sequence ATGAAACGCCCCTACCGCAAAATCATCCACATCGACATGGACGCTTTCTACGCCTCCGTCGAGCAGCTCGACCGCCCGGAGCTGCGGGGCAGGCCGATTGCGGTGGGCCGCGGCGAAGGCCGCTCCGTGGTCGCCACCGCGAGCTACGAGGCCCGGGCGTTCGGTGTGCATTCCGCGATGCCTTCCTTCAAGGCGAAGGCGCTCTGTCCGGAGCTTGTGTTTGTGCGCCCGCGCATGGAGCGCTACCGGCAGGTCTCCGAGAGCGTGCGTGCGATCTTCCGGCGCTACACCGAGCTCGTGGAGCCGATCTCGATCGACGAGGCGTTCCTTGACGTAAGCGAGGGAAGGCTCTCGGGGCCGGAGGCCGCCGCCGCGATCAAGCAGGATATCCGCCGCGAGCTGCACCTGGTCGCCTCGGCCGGGGTCTCGTTCAACAAGTTCCTCGCCAAGGTGGCGAGCGACTGGAACAAGCCCGACGGTTTTTTCGTCATCCGTCCCGAGGACGCGGTCGAGTTCATAGCGGCGCTGCCGATCGAGGACTTCTGGGGAGTGGGTCCGGTCACGGCCACGAAGATGCGCGAGGCAGGCATCGAGACGGGAGCCGATCTGAGGAAGTGGAGCCTCGGGGCGCTCGTTCAGGTCTTCGGGGCTGCGGGCGAATCCTGCTACCGCTTCAGCCGGGGCATCGACGAGAGGCCCGTGACGCCGGTGCACGTCCGCAGGTCCGTCGGGAGCGAAACCACGCTAGAGAGCAATGCGGTCACCCTTGAGGAGGTTTTAAGGGAGCTTGAGCCCGTGGAGCTTTCGCTGATGAGGCGGCTCGCCCGAAGCGGCTTTCTGGGCTCGACCCTGACACTCAAGCTCAAGCTGCCGGACTTCCGGGGCGTCACGCGTTCGAAGAGCCTCGGGCACCCGCTGCAGTCTCCGCAGGAGATCAGGCGGCTGACCAGAGAGCTGGCAGCCGAGGTGAGTCTTCCGGCCGCCGGAGTGCGGCTTGTCGGGCTTTCGGTCTCAAGGGGTGACCGGGACGAGCAGCTGGAGGCCGGCGCCTCGCAGCTGGAGCTGGGGCTGTCCGAGGGCGGCTCGGACCCCGCCCCTTAA
- a CDS encoding ammonia-forming cytochrome c nitrite reductase subunit c552 has product MQLTRSLLARCLALAVAGTFASIASAANSASCAGCHKDITESNHISAHKNVACSTCHSDLDKHVAGQVKRPGTNNDPAVCGTCHKEQFTSLYKANDKREARKSKTAANGPSPNPFFNMALGGHGFTTEHDEPRSHNFMLMDQMLVDRGWGGRFQPKEGWLYAAHGSGAIKAWDMVKDIWPGDNQQKVRGVPGTAAAGNAVCWTCKTTDPMLGWAYLGDPKPGTTFSRTGSPIDVMRASNHALNCNFCHDPHNAKPRIVRDALIQAVTRTDFPSVYNEGRNWAKVDVKDAGVRGFVRKVGYLSKPDSKLMCAQCHVEYVCNPGLDPKTGKKVGFDSRLTNLFPFVTTDTIEKFYDHVGYADFKHPLTGAKLIKMQHPDTETYNNSVHDKAGIGCAACHMPKVKKGGKTITNHWATSPRNYMKETCLTCHKDKTAKQMNQVIDAMHNHYTGKVRNAEQRMTEMFNAFEIAKAAGVSEDVLEQARKLHATAHVNWEWNTATNGAWFHNPELAMKQLDTAAKSATKARDLLRKAVADKQGAAKK; this is encoded by the coding sequence ATGCAGCTCACCCGTAGTTTGTTAGCCCGATGTCTTGCCTTAGCGGTTGCGGGGACCTTCGCCTCGATCGCCTCGGCCGCAAATAGCGCGTCCTGCGCGGGCTGCCACAAGGACATCACTGAATCCAACCACATCAGCGCCCACAAGAACGTGGCCTGCTCGACCTGCCACAGCGATCTTGACAAGCACGTCGCCGGCCAGGTGAAGCGTCCGGGTACCAACAATGACCCGGCGGTCTGCGGCACCTGCCACAAGGAGCAGTTCACAAGCCTCTACAAGGCCAACGACAAGAGGGAGGCCCGCAAGAGCAAGACTGCGGCGAACGGTCCTTCCCCGAACCCCTTCTTCAATATGGCCTTGGGCGGCCACGGCTTCACCACCGAGCATGACGAGCCGCGCTCGCACAACTTCATGCTGATGGACCAGATGCTGGTCGACCGCGGCTGGGGCGGACGCTTCCAGCCGAAGGAAGGCTGGCTCTACGCCGCCCATGGCTCGGGCGCGATCAAGGCCTGGGACATGGTGAAGGACATCTGGCCCGGCGACAACCAGCAGAAGGTCCGCGGCGTGCCCGGAACGGCGGCGGCCGGCAATGCGGTGTGCTGGACCTGCAAGACGACCGACCCGATGCTCGGCTGGGCGTATCTGGGCGATCCGAAGCCCGGCACCACCTTCTCGCGCACCGGCTCGCCGATCGACGTGATGAGGGCGTCCAATCACGCGCTCAACTGCAACTTCTGCCATGATCCTCACAACGCGAAGCCGCGCATCGTGCGCGACGCGCTCATCCAGGCCGTCACACGCACGGACTTCCCCTCCGTCTACAACGAGGGCAGGAACTGGGCCAAGGTCGACGTGAAGGATGCGGGCGTCCGAGGCTTCGTGCGCAAGGTGGGTTACCTGAGCAAGCCCGACTCCAAGCTCATGTGCGCCCAGTGCCACGTCGAGTACGTCTGCAACCCGGGCCTCGATCCGAAGACCGGCAAGAAGGTGGGCTTTGACAGCCGGCTCACGAACCTCTTCCCGTTCGTGACCACCGACACGATCGAGAAGTTCTACGACCATGTGGGCTACGCCGACTTCAAGCATCCGCTCACCGGGGCGAAGCTGATCAAGATGCAGCATCCCGACACCGAGACCTACAACAACTCGGTGCACGACAAGGCGGGCATCGGCTGCGCCGCCTGCCATATGCCCAAGGTGAAGAAGGGCGGCAAGACGATCACGAACCACTGGGCCACCTCTCCCCGCAACTACATGAAGGAGACCTGCCTGACCTGCCACAAGGACAAGACGGCCAAGCAGATGAACCAGGTGATCGATGCGATGCACAATCACTACACGGGCAAGGTCCGCAACGCCGAGCAGCGCATGACCGAGATGTTCAATGCCTTTGAAATCGCGAAGGCGGCCGGCGTCTCCGAGGACGTGCTCGAGCAGGCCCGCAAGCTGCATGCCACCGCGCATGTGAACTGGGAATGGAACACGGCGACCAACGGCGCCTGGTTCCACAATCCGGAACTCGCCATGAAGCAGCTTGATACCGCCGCGAAGAGCGCCACCAAGGCCCGCGATCTGCTTCGCAAGGCGGTGGCCGACAAACAGGGCGCCGCGAAGAAGTAA
- the polA gene encoding DNA polymerase I: MSETLLLVDGSNYLFRAFHALPDLRTSAGEPTGAIKGFTAMLGAVRSKVKPDFGVCVFDAKGKTFRSGIYPEYKANRPPMPEDLAAQIGPIHEFVRALGWRIIEKSGVEADDVIGTLATRAKAEGLTTYIATGDKDLNQLVEDGRVMTINTMTHEVLDEAGVKAKFGVPPGLIIDYLALMGDKVDNVPGIYKCGPKTAAKWLEAFGSLEAVAEHAPEVKGKAGEYLRQGLGFLPVAKDLVTIRTAVELPEVGTCRDLTFSEPDEAKLEPLFARWEMRSSAGRIRKQAAQAKKPAAPAGTQPDLFSALPASGPAPAGVLPQPPGLLEDPVDFSLVEDEASLKAMLGVLWAQEQSAIPVSVEILADSHQPMTAKLCGIALCAGGAGAWYMPLALGDGTRSKPQQDLLEGLRPWLEGGAPKVGHSVKFLLHVFANEGIRLSGRPGRGLEDTRLQDYVIESHNRHELPRLALRWLRRPIQGPEEVFGRGASEKRPWEVPREQAARYAVESAAAIRALYARFLLKMREEPAQKLESIYEDIELPTESVLFRMERTGTLIDSVRLEAQSRELAARIGELERRAWQEAGEEFNLSSPRQLGHILFEKLAIPAKKKTASGGYSTGEEVLSELAADYPLPRTVLEYRALAKLKSTYTDKLPAMIFPGDGRVHTTFGQATAVTGRLASSDPNLQNIPVRTEEGRRVREAFIAPAGCRIVSADYSQIELRIMAHLSGDPGLVSAFQRGMDVHRATASEVFGVPPEEVTPEQRRMAKVINFGLIYGMGAHGLAQNLGVDRAKAAGFISRYFARYPLVHEYMDRTRQLAHERGYVETAFGRRLWLPDIESTRAVVRAGAERQAINAPMQGTAADLIKIAMVSVQKWLDERALCSRLVLQVHDELVLEVPDEELGEVMKKLPLIMSGVATLRVPLTASVGSGESWEAAH, from the coding sequence ATGTCAGAAACGCTGCTCCTGGTCGACGGCTCCAACTATCTCTTCCGCGCTTTCCACGCGCTGCCTGATCTTCGTACAAGCGCGGGCGAGCCCACCGGGGCGATCAAGGGGTTCACGGCGATGCTCGGGGCCGTGCGTTCGAAGGTAAAGCCTGATTTCGGGGTCTGCGTGTTCGACGCGAAGGGCAAGACGTTCCGCTCCGGGATCTATCCTGAATACAAGGCGAACCGCCCGCCGATGCCTGAGGACCTCGCGGCTCAGATCGGTCCGATTCACGAGTTCGTCCGCGCGCTGGGCTGGCGCATCATCGAGAAAAGCGGCGTCGAGGCCGACGACGTGATCGGGACGCTTGCAACGCGCGCAAAGGCAGAGGGCCTCACCACTTACATCGCAACGGGCGACAAGGACCTCAACCAGCTGGTCGAGGACGGGCGCGTGATGACGATCAACACGATGACCCACGAGGTGCTGGACGAGGCGGGCGTCAAGGCCAAGTTCGGGGTCCCTCCCGGACTCATCATCGATTATCTCGCGCTCATGGGCGACAAGGTCGACAACGTGCCGGGCATCTACAAATGCGGGCCGAAGACGGCCGCGAAGTGGCTCGAAGCCTTCGGCAGCCTCGAAGCGGTCGCCGAGCACGCCCCCGAGGTGAAAGGGAAGGCGGGCGAGTATCTCCGGCAGGGGCTCGGCTTCCTTCCTGTCGCGAAGGATCTGGTCACGATCCGCACCGCGGTGGAGCTGCCCGAGGTTGGGACCTGCCGCGATCTCACCTTCTCGGAGCCTGACGAGGCGAAGCTCGAGCCTCTTTTCGCCCGCTGGGAGATGCGCAGCTCGGCCGGACGCATAAGAAAGCAGGCGGCGCAGGCGAAAAAGCCCGCCGCGCCCGCAGGCACGCAGCCAGACCTGTTCTCCGCGCTGCCCGCCTCGGGGCCGGCGCCGGCCGGCGTCCTTCCTCAGCCGCCCGGACTGCTCGAGGATCCCGTGGACTTTTCCCTGGTCGAGGACGAGGCCTCGCTCAAGGCGATGCTCGGGGTCCTCTGGGCGCAGGAGCAAAGCGCGATTCCCGTTTCTGTCGAAATCCTTGCGGACTCGCACCAGCCCATGACCGCGAAGCTCTGCGGGATCGCGCTCTGCGCGGGCGGCGCGGGGGCTTGGTACATGCCGCTCGCGCTTGGCGACGGAACCCGCTCGAAGCCGCAGCAGGACCTTCTCGAAGGGCTTCGGCCGTGGCTTGAAGGCGGGGCGCCGAAGGTCGGCCACAGCGTGAAGTTTCTCCTTCATGTCTTCGCGAACGAGGGCATCAGGCTTTCGGGAAGGCCCGGCCGGGGCTTGGAGGACACGCGGCTGCAGGATTACGTGATCGAGTCTCACAACCGCCATGAGCTGCCGCGGCTTGCGCTCCGGTGGCTGCGCCGCCCGATCCAGGGGCCCGAGGAGGTCTTCGGGCGCGGGGCCTCGGAGAAGCGCCCCTGGGAGGTTCCTCGCGAGCAGGCCGCGCGATATGCGGTGGAGAGCGCTGCGGCGATCCGCGCCCTTTACGCGCGGTTCCTTCTCAAGATGCGCGAGGAGCCCGCGCAGAAGCTCGAGTCAATCTACGAAGACATAGAGCTGCCCACCGAAAGCGTGCTCTTTCGGATGGAGAGAACCGGCACACTGATCGACTCCGTGCGGCTCGAGGCGCAGAGCCGCGAGCTCGCAGCCCGGATCGGCGAGCTCGAACGGCGCGCCTGGCAAGAGGCGGGCGAAGAGTTCAACCTGAGCTCTCCGAGGCAGCTCGGGCACATCCTTTTTGAAAAGCTCGCAATCCCGGCGAAGAAAAAGACCGCGAGCGGAGGCTATTCGACCGGTGAGGAGGTGCTCTCGGAGCTCGCGGCGGATTATCCCCTGCCCCGGACCGTGCTTGAGTACCGTGCGCTCGCAAAGCTGAAGAGCACCTACACGGACAAGCTGCCGGCGATGATTTTTCCGGGCGACGGACGCGTGCACACCACTTTCGGGCAGGCCACGGCCGTGACCGGAAGGCTCGCCTCCTCGGACCCCAACCTGCAGAACATCCCGGTGCGGACTGAGGAGGGAAGGCGTGTGCGCGAGGCTTTTATCGCGCCCGCGGGCTGCAGGATCGTCTCGGCAGACTACTCCCAGATCGAGCTTCGGATCATGGCCCACCTGTCCGGCGACCCGGGGCTTGTGAGCGCCTTCCAGCGCGGCATGGACGTGCATCGCGCGACGGCCTCCGAGGTGTTCGGAGTGCCGCCCGAGGAGGTGACGCCCGAGCAGCGCCGGATGGCCAAAGTGATCAATTTCGGCTTGATCTATGGCATGGGAGCGCACGGCCTCGCGCAGAACCTGGGGGTCGACCGCGCGAAGGCGGCGGGGTTCATCTCGCGCTACTTCGCGCGCTATCCGCTCGTGCATGAGTACATGGACCGGACCCGGCAGCTTGCCCACGAGCGCGGTTACGTCGAGACCGCCTTCGGGCGCCGGCTGTGGCTGCCCGACATCGAAAGCACGCGCGCAGTGGTCCGGGCCGGCGCAGAGCGCCAGGCGATCAACGCGCCGATGCAGGGCACAGCGGCCGACCTGATCAAGATCGCGATGGTCTCCGTCCAGAAGTGGCTCGACGAGAGGGCGCTGTGCTCGAGGCTCGTGCTTCAGGTTCACGACGAACTCGTGCTCGAGGTCCCCGATGAAGAGCTCGGCGAGGTCATGAAAAAGCTCCCCCTCATCATGTCCGGCGTCGCGACGCTCCGCGTACCGCTCACCGCCTCCGTGGGTTCGGGCGAGAGCTGGGAAGCGGCGCATTGA